One window of the Camarhynchus parvulus chromosome 2, STF_HiC, whole genome shotgun sequence genome contains the following:
- the RIMS2 gene encoding regulating synaptic membrane exocytosis protein 2 isoform X6, with amino-acid sequence MGRQTAAGGRAMQRSQSRSSLSASFEALAVYFPCMNSLEEEDGEAGGKKLRSTVQRSTETGLAVEMRNWMTRQASRESTDGSMNSYSSEGNLIFPGVRLAADSQFSDFLDGLGPAQLVGRQTLATPSMGDIQVGMMDKKGQLEVEIIRARGLVVKPGSKTLPAPYVKVYLLENGVCIAKKKTKVARKTLEPLYQQLLSFEESPQGKVLQIIVWGDYGRMDHKSFMGVAQILLDELDLSNMVIGWFKLFPPSSLVDPTLAPLTRRASQSSLESSTGPSYARS; translated from the exons ATGGGCCGGCAGACGGCGGCCGGCGGGCGCGCCATGCAGCGGTCGCAGAGCCGGAGCAGCCTGTCCGCCTCCTTCGAGGCGCTGGCCGTCTACTTTCCCTGCATGAActccctggaggaggaggacggAG AAGCAGGGGGCAAGAAGCTACGGAGCACCGTCCAGAGGAGCACAGAGACAGGGCTGGCCGTGGAGATGAGGAACTGGATGACTCGCCAGGCAAGCCGGGAGTCAACGGATGGGAGCATGAACAGCTACAGCTCTGAGGGAAA TTTGATCTTCCCTGGTGTGAGGTTGGCTGCAGACAGCCAGTTCAGTGATTTTCTGGATGGACTTGGTCCTGCCCAGCTTGTAGGACGACAGACATTGGCAACGCCATCAATGG GAGATATTCAGGTGGGAATGATGGATAAGAAAGGACAACTGGAAGTAGAAATAATCCGAGCCCGTGGCCTTGTTGTAAAACCAGGTTCAAAGACACTGCCAG cACCGTATGTAAAGGTGTATCTATTAGAAAATGGAGTCTGCAtagccaaaaagaaaacaaaggtagCAAGAAAAACGCTGGAGCCACTTTATCAGCAACTGCTATCATTTGAAGAAAGTCCCCAAGGGAAAGTTTTACAG ATAATTGTTTGGGGAGACTATGGACGTATGGATCACAAATCCTTTATGGGAGTGGCACAGATACTTTTAGATGAACTGGACCTGTCCAACATGGTGATTGGGTGGTTCAaacttttccctccttcttccctAGTAGACCCAACCTTAGCTCCTCTCACTAGAAGAGCTTCCCAATCATCTCTTGAAAGTTCAACAGGACCTTCGTATGCTCGCTCATAG